Proteins encoded in a region of the Wenzhouxiangella sp. XN201 genome:
- a CDS encoding trypsin-like peptidase domain-containing protein, translating to MTRIIQFAARFAVIGLAVAFAIVWFWPHLLPAWQQQTEPAPATYADAVNRTAPAVVSVYTRTLVTEPMSENITDPLFQALYRDRMVTRPRRGLGSGVIVSSDGLILTTRHVISEVDDILVALWDGRVAEASIVGSDPGTDLALLRVELNDLPVATLADDDDLRAGDVVLAIGNALGLSHTVTMGIVSATGRGHLSLTSYEDFIQTDAAINAGNSGGALINPDGEVVGINSASMGQETGAQGISFAIPASVVRRVSNQIIDYGQVTRAWAGMELSDVSLRLASENTFQPGARVSRIHRGSPAWDAGLEGGDVLISADGQPVSSARELMQQIANSAPGHEMELQVIRGNQLFTTSVHLVQQPPMQD from the coding sequence ATGACGCGCATCATTCAATTCGCAGCCCGATTCGCTGTCATCGGGCTGGCGGTGGCTTTCGCCATCGTCTGGTTCTGGCCCCACCTGTTGCCGGCCTGGCAGCAGCAGACCGAGCCGGCGCCGGCAACCTATGCCGATGCCGTCAATCGCACCGCACCGGCGGTGGTCAGCGTGTACACGCGCACTCTGGTCACCGAACCGATGAGCGAGAACATCACCGACCCGCTGTTCCAGGCGCTTTATCGCGATCGCATGGTCACCCGCCCGCGCCGCGGCCTGGGGTCGGGCGTCATCGTCAGCAGTGACGGCCTGATTCTGACCACTCGGCATGTCATCTCCGAGGTCGACGACATTCTCGTGGCACTGTGGGACGGACGAGTGGCCGAGGCGTCGATCGTCGGCTCCGACCCTGGCACCGACCTCGCCCTGCTGCGTGTCGAACTGAACGACCTGCCCGTGGCCACCCTGGCCGATGACGACGATCTGCGCGCGGGTGATGTCGTGCTCGCCATCGGCAACGCCCTGGGCCTCAGCCATACGGTCACCATGGGCATCGTAAGCGCAACCGGACGCGGCCACCTGAGCCTGACCAGCTACGAGGATTTCATCCAGACCGATGCCGCCATCAATGCCGGCAACTCCGGCGGTGCGCTGATCAATCCGGACGGCGAGGTCGTCGGCATCAACAGTGCATCGATGGGCCAGGAGACAGGCGCCCAGGGAATTTCCTTCGCAATACCCGCTTCCGTGGTTCGCCGCGTAAGCAATCAGATCATCGATTACGGCCAGGTCACACGCGCCTGGGCGGGCATGGAATTGTCCGACGTGAGCCTGCGCCTGGCCAGCGAGAATACATTCCAGCCCGGTGCCCGTGTCAGCCGAATCCACCGCGGCAGCCCCGCCTGGGATGCCGGGCTCGAAGGCGGCGACGTGTTGATAAGCGCTGACGGCCAACCCGTGAGCAGCGCGCGCGAGTTGATGCAGCAAATTGCCAACAGCGCACCCGGCCACGAAATGGAACTGCAGGTCATTCGCGGTAACCAGCTGTTTACCACCAGCGTACACCTGGTCCAGCAGCCTCCAATGCAAGATTAG
- the petA gene encoding ubiquinol-cytochrome c reductase iron-sulfur subunit produces the protein MSETDSLASLQPPENPGRRRLLTWTTGVVGAAGAAAALWPFAASWKPSARARIVGAPVEVNVGGMEPGQIMRVVWRGQTIGIMRRNERMLDDLERLNDKMADPQSEVETQQPPYAQNVHRSIRPEFLVANIHCTHLGCIPQVLPEVEAQPFDAEWRGGFFCPCHRSRFDLAGRVYSGVPAQLNLLIPPYYFANDETIVIGVDPEGAA, from the coding sequence ATGTCGGAAACTGATTCGCTTGCTTCCCTGCAGCCGCCGGAAAATCCGGGTCGGCGGCGGTTGTTGACCTGGACGACGGGAGTCGTCGGTGCTGCCGGTGCAGCGGCAGCACTTTGGCCGTTCGCCGCTTCCTGGAAGCCCAGTGCCCGCGCCCGCATTGTCGGTGCGCCGGTGGAGGTCAATGTCGGCGGCATGGAGCCGGGGCAGATCATGCGAGTGGTCTGGCGTGGCCAGACCATCGGCATCATGCGACGCAACGAGCGCATGCTCGATGATCTCGAGCGTCTGAACGACAAGATGGCCGACCCGCAATCGGAGGTGGAGACCCAGCAGCCGCCGTATGCCCAGAACGTGCACCGTTCCATTCGGCCGGAATTCCTGGTGGCCAATATCCACTGCACCCATTTGGGCTGCATTCCGCAGGTGCTGCCCGAAGTGGAGGCCCAGCCGTTCGACGCGGAGTGGCGTGGCGGATTCTTCTGCCCTTGCCACCGGTCGCGCTTCGATCTGGCCGGGCGGGTCTACAGCGGGGTGCCGGCCCAGCTCAACCTGCTGATTCCGCCATACTATTTCGCTAATGACGAAACCATCGTGATTGGTGTCGATCCTGAAGGAGCAGCGTGA
- a CDS encoding cytochrome bc complex cytochrome b subunit yields MAKPASNISKNVQAVGAWVDERLPVSKTWREHLSEYYAPKNFNLWYFFGSLAILVLVNQLVTGIWLTMFYTPQADLAFGSVEYIMRDVEWGWLIRYMHSTGASFFFIVVYLHMFRALLYGSYQKPRELIWILGVFILLVLMAEAFMGYVLPWGQMSYWGAQVIISLFGAVPYIGDGLVEWIRGDYMISNATLGRFFALHVVAMPLALLLLVVLHLVALHEVGSNNPDGVEIKKHKDSQGRPLDGIPFHPYYTVKDLFGVGVFLILFAFVLFYAPEMGGLFLEPDNFVPADPLVTPEHIVPVWYFTPYYAMLRAIPDKFFGVMVMGGAIFVLFFLPWLDRSRVRSIRYKGLPSKIMLALFVVGFIRLGMLALGDGTPMQTLESRIWTVYYFAFFALMPFVTRMEKTKPEPERVTK; encoded by the coding sequence ATGGCCAAGCCCGCGAGCAATATCAGCAAGAACGTGCAGGCTGTCGGAGCCTGGGTCGATGAACGCCTGCCGGTCAGCAAGACCTGGCGGGAGCACCTGAGCGAATACTACGCACCGAAGAATTTCAACCTGTGGTATTTCTTTGGTTCCCTGGCCATCCTGGTGCTGGTCAATCAGCTGGTGACCGGCATCTGGTTGACCATGTTTTACACGCCCCAGGCCGATCTGGCCTTCGGTTCGGTCGAGTACATCATGCGCGATGTCGAGTGGGGCTGGCTGATCCGCTACATGCACTCGACCGGTGCATCGTTCTTTTTCATCGTTGTCTACCTGCACATGTTCCGCGCGCTGCTCTACGGTTCTTACCAGAAGCCGCGAGAACTGATCTGGATTCTCGGCGTGTTCATCCTGCTGGTGCTGATGGCCGAGGCCTTCATGGGTTACGTGTTGCCTTGGGGCCAGATGTCCTACTGGGGTGCACAGGTGATCATTTCCCTGTTCGGGGCCGTGCCCTACATCGGCGACGGGCTGGTCGAGTGGATCCGCGGTGACTACATGATCTCCAATGCCACGCTCGGCCGCTTCTTCGCCCTGCACGTGGTGGCCATGCCGCTGGCGTTGCTGCTGCTGGTCGTGTTGCACCTGGTGGCGCTCCACGAAGTCGGCTCGAACAATCCCGACGGCGTCGAGATCAAGAAGCACAAGGACAGCCAGGGGCGGCCGCTGGACGGGATTCCGTTCCACCCGTACTACACCGTCAAGGACCTGTTTGGTGTGGGCGTGTTCCTGATCCTGTTTGCGTTCGTGCTTTTCTACGCACCGGAAATGGGCGGGCTGTTCCTCGAGCCCGACAACTTCGTGCCGGCTGATCCGCTGGTCACGCCCGAGCACATCGTGCCGGTCTGGTATTTCACGCCTTATTACGCCATGCTGCGTGCGATTCCTGACAAATTCTTCGGCGTGATGGTGATGGGCGGCGCGATCTTCGTGTTGTTCTTCCTGCCCTGGCTGGATCGCTCGCGCGTCCGGTCAATCCGTTACAAGGGCTTGCCGAGCAAGATCATGCTGGCTCTGTTCGTGGTCGGCTTTATCCGGCTGGGCATGCTGGCTCTGGGAGATGGCACGCCCATGCAGACCCTCGAGTCGCGCATCTGGACCGTCTACTACTTCGCGTTTTTCGCGCTGATGCCGTTCGTGACCCGAATGGAGAAAACCAAACCGGAACCTGAGCGGGTGACCAAGTGA